ATAAGTGGTCCAGATAACCTGATCTCCTAGGTTTGAGTCATGGGTGCTCAACCTTCCCTCACACGCCACACATTCCATGAGAGGGACCTCCCTTCTGCCCTTTCTCAGCATCCTGATTCCTCTTGGTGTTCAATAAGACATCTTGGGCCCAAGAAACAGTTCATCTTGGCCTTCAAGCTCTCCAGCTGACAGGCACTGTCAGTGAGCTAGGGATACAAACAAGAATGACACAGTGAGGTCGCTGGCTCAGTGGGCTCCATCTGAAGCACCATCCTTCcttcacaaatacataaaatatgcaaatcactttttattctatttatgtgtgtggatgtgtatggtgtgtttgtgtatgtgtgtgtgtgtgtgccacagcatgcatcTGAGGACAGCCTCAGCgtgtttgtcttttctttccatcttttttaaggcaaggtctctgcGACAGTCTAGTTGGctcatgagcttctggattctcccgGCTCTGCCATTGCTGGAGGCATGTTGGGATCCCAGACGCAGGACATACCACTTtgcgtctggctttgcatggtgtGGCGGTTTGCacataaaatgtccccatagcttcATGAATCTGTgcttaagcctcatacttgatccccagctggtggagccgtTGGGAGGCGGAGCTTTGATGGAAGATGTGTGCCACTGGGGGCATGCCTCGGGATTTTTATAATCCAGTCctccttgccagtgctagctggactcgctcttgctgcttcctgccagctcatgtgacaagatgtgacacccagctgtcTGTTTCTTGCTGAGCTTTCTCCACCCTGATGACACttccccctcgagactgtaagccaaaatcaaccctttccttccataagctgcatctggtcgggtgttttttcccagcaatgagaaagaaaccaCTATATACAGGTGctcaggaattgaactcaggccagcaagctcacaagcaagcacttttacccacggAGCCGTCTCCCCAGGCAAGCGGGAGGGTCTTATCTGGGGATCAGGCCATAGGAAACGTATCACTTAAAACTCTTTTAGATATGTGTGCCATCTAACATCATCATCCCAGAAACCCTACATAGCAAGTGTAGTAGGTAGGGTAGTGTGGTAAGCTGCTGTTGccgtcaggttggcattgctggcagaaaacacgcaaacaagagcagcttgttgggcgGGGGGGAGGAgattggtttacagactcaaggggaagctccatgatggcagaggaaaatgatggcatgagcagagggtggacatcactgcctggccaacatgagatggacaacagcaacaggagagtgtgccaaacactggcaagaggaagctggttataacacccataagcccacccccaacaacacactgcctccaggaggcgttagttcccaaattgccatcagctggggacctggcattcagtttatgggggacccctgaaccAAACCATCACTACTAGTGGAGCAGGGTGATAAGCAGCCGTTCTGGCAAAGCAGGCAGGTGCCCGGATGGGACAGCTGCTCTCCTTCACGGGATGATCCTGGTAACTTACACGGTGGCGCCACCATTCCCCAGGGTTTCTCTGCATCTAGGTTGCCGACAGATGTAGGAGCTCATCTGTTTCCTAAAGGCCCTGCCTGGACAAAGTGACAAGCCAGCTTGGACTCCATTTATAAAAGCTAGTCATATAGTcacctgtgggggtgggggagggtgggaaatgtagtgtctgtctgtctgggcaGGTTTCTTGCAGAGCCAGCACCATACTATGGAGTCTTGTTCAGATCGAGTAGGATGGAGAGGCTCTTGTCACCAGCCTGTTTAAGCAGCTCACTGTGCCAACCAGTGCTCTCCATACTGTCTGAGTGTCCTGCCACCGTCTTGCTAAATGCTCCTGGCCAGCAGGTCACTCTCTGGCCACCTTGCCCCCCTCTGGCTCTCTGCCACAGAGCAGCATGTTTTGCCAAGAGTCAACTGGGTCTGTTTCCAAACCGGTTTGTACCAGCCACACTTGTTATTGTAAGGAGACAGTTGAATTATAGAGGCCGTAAGTTGGTGGAATATGAGCGCAGTAGGCAGAGACTGGTTTTTATGAAAGCTCAACAAAGACTAGTTGGTGGGAAAAATACTGTTAAATTGGGTGTGGAAGAAACAAGTGCAAAGAAATGaccacaagggggctggagatgtggctcagttggtagaacgcTGCTCTGTGTGTACAcagccctgggcttgatccctaGCCCTGGATaacctgggtgtgatggcacacgcagAAGTGGAGGGAGGAGGCTCCGAAGTTCAACGCTGTCCTCAACCACATATGGAGTTtccttgaggctagcctgggctacatgagctcCACcgttaaacaaaagaaaacaaaacagacaacgAAACCCCGCGAGAACCTACAGCGATTCTGCACTTATATTGCTATGGGAGCGTCTACTTTCTGCCAGGCCAGTGTGGTAGCCAAACTTGAAGTATGTTTGGTGCAATAAAAGAACTGAAATTTTTAaagtgacttatttatttatacccgggaggcagaggtaggaggatcaccgtgagttcaagggcaaggcagggcctccagctgctgcaaatgaactccagatgtaggtacctctctgtgcatctggccttacgcaggcactgcagaatcaaacccaggtcactaggcattgtgggcaagcgccttaaccgctgagccatctcttcagcaataagaaccaaaataaataaataaataaataaatattttttgttttgttttttgaggtaaggtctcgctctagcccagactgacctgaaattcattctgtagtctcagggtggccttgaactcatggcaattctacctctgcctcccaagtgctgggcttaaaggcgtgcgctgccacaccCTGCtaggttttttattattaacagacAGCAAAGCAATGCCTTATAATTAGTGATTAGCAAAGGTTTTACTCTCTCCATTAATCTAAGGGTATTTATCctaatgaagagaaagaaaaagtcgTAGGGCCTCCATGTAAATACTCACAGACACATGTTGAGACTCCGGCCCTGGCTGGGACTCAGCAGCCAGAGAGGGATCATGTTCACACATTAACCCCCAAATAACCTCCTCATCTTCCAGAGAACAAAGTTGCCCTCGAGTCTGGAGAAGGTTATGGTGTTTCCCTGGCCATAAAGGCTCTATCTCTCCCGGTTCCCCCAAACCACATGTTGGTTCTTCAGTGCCCGGAGCATTCCGGGAGACCCTCCACCCAATCCTGATAACAACATTCTTATATCGGAAGGTAGCTTTTGATGCCTTGCAGCCCAGACCCCTGAGTGACAGTCACTGCAGAAAGGCCAGAGCTGTTCTGACCAAATGTCCCGTGGAGTGAAAACCAACCGTTCTGTTAGGAGAGAAGTTGGGGAAAATACCTGGGCTATGTGGCCTTCTGGAAAATCACTGAACTATATTCTAACCATAAGAATTGATCTCTTATGATTCCAACAGtcctgcagaggaagcagtgagggGGGGAAAGAAgaagctggagggagggagggggcaccGGCATTTGCTGGCACTCCTTGGTGTGAGCGTGCCTCAAGCATTTCCATTTGATCCTCACAGGaatcctgcccctcccccagtcaCAGATGGGGAAACCGAGGCACAGAGCTGGGAAGTGACCTGCGCAATATGGAACCTGGTCCTGACTGATTCCGAAACCCACTTCCTTTTTAACCGCTGCCTGCTCACGTGCACCTTAGACAAGCCCCGACCCTCTCTCATTCTGAAAGCTTCCTGTCCTTCACTGGGCAGTGGCAGTGCCTGCCAACTCTCAGAAAGATCCAGATGCAGAAGGCGTCTGAGTCCCTTTGAAGGAAGCCCAGAGCCCTGTCAGAGTCAGGAATCACCTCTTTTATTGTCCTCAGAGTTGACAACTTTGGAGCTCTGGAAGAAGTAACTTCCAAAGCCTCATCGGGGGGTCACGGGGTAACACTGTCACTGTGGGACAGAGGAAAATCACTGGGTCCCCAAAgggtggaggaggaaaggaggcagACGGAGGGGAGCTGAAGGGGTGCCTCAGGGAGTTTCTGTTTTTGGTGTCTGCTCAGCAGATGACTTTCCAAGCTGAGAAACACACATAGACAAACTCTAACCTCCTCTGGCTTAAAATAGAGCTGCTGCAccaaaaatgccaggcacagggCACAGTCACCTGCCTGGCAGGGCCAGACAGCTCCGCCATGGCCCCAATTATACCCACTCGAGCAGGCGGGCTACACAAGCTGCCTGTCACAGGGTCCTCACGACGATGGGGGAGTTTTGGCCACCGAGGCTCCCTTGTCCACCTCAGAGCAGAGGGAAGTGAGGTCCCCAGGGCTCGTGGGGTGGTGATTTGAATAGCAGCATCTTCCGTGACCAGAATGGCGCCCTTAGGGGCTGGGGAAGTAGCGCGGCAGGGTAAGAaaacttgctgtgcaaacacgaagacctgagtttgattcccagcacccaaggCGTGGCTCCGTGTGCCTGTCAACCTAGCTCCaaggggaagtggaggcaggagggtctctggggttcactggtcagtcagtctaactGAAAGCTTGTTGAGCTCCAGGCTTAGTGAGTGACTGCCCCTTCCTCTAGAAAATTAAGTAGAAGAGCAATAAAGAAGGACACACGTGTATCTGAACACATGAACacccactacacacacaccacacacactcacatacacacatagtgcacacaccacacatgcactcacatactacacacacacacacacacacacacattctatagACACACCAAAACTTTTCTTCTAAAAATTGAGATCCttgggagatagagagatggcttagtgcttaaggcatttgcctgcgaagccaaaggacccaggttcgatttccccaggatccacataagccaggtacacaaggggcacatgcatctggagtttgtttgcagtggttacaggccctgacgtgcccactctctctctgtttgtctctctttctctgcttgcaaataaagaaataaaaaataaattattaaaaaaatgggACCCTTGAGAGTCAATGAGCCCCAAGTTCTAGTCCTGTTTTAGCTATGACCACGAGGACAGTGTCTTCTGTTTCCTGTCTTATAAGCAGAGGGCCACTGTGATGTCTGTAGTGAGGTACAGTATAGACAGAGCCCCACAGTCTTCAGCCTTGCCTCTGCTTCTCAAAACAGAATTCCTCCATCTGTAAGCAGACAGTTGTGTAAAGGGAGGGAATGTAGCTACCAGCCCAGGGCACCTGGAAAATGGCACGCAAtacttcttttgtaaaaaaaaaaatatatatatatatatatatatatatttttatatatatatatatatattttatatatatatatgcgtgtgtgtgtgtgtgtgtgtgtgtgtgtgtgtgtgattgaacACAGGACCTCTGGAATGCTAcacaagagctctaccactgagctatatcccctgCCCTCACCCAGTAGTCTTTATAACTTCAGTACGGTCCCCTGTAGGTAGCATTGGTATCCTGGTTcatgcatggggaaactgagacatGGAAAAATGGAAGTGTTCTGTCTGTGGACACCCAAATAGAAAGAAGAGTTAAATTTGAACCCAGTTTTTTTCTGGACCCCAGCTGTGCTTGTGACCAGTTTCATGAGCCCTCTGCTTTCCCTAAAACAAAtctgtttccccagccccactgtcTTCAGGGACTCTTCTCACGCCCTTCTTGGGGCTGAAGATCCTGGTGTCCCCCACTCCCATCGTGAGGCTTCTGCCCCTCAGAAGGCTGCAGGGAACCAGAAAACCAAACTTGCTGATGCTGTTACAAAAAAATAAGAGTGAGCCAACTTCCAGCAGCCTCACCATCAGCGTCCTGTTTCTGGGCCGCCGAGCTGCCATCCTGCTTCTCTGGGAACAAACTCCCCTCTCCAGGAACAGTCCCAGAATTGAGGCCCCACAGGCCAAGGTCCACTCACTGTgatatttgtaatagctaaagcTTCTAGACACGTTCTGGGGCCAAGCACTGCTCTCTGGGTTTCATGAATCCTCATGATCATTCGATTGTCATCTTGTGACAGCTGCCACCAATCATCACAAATGCagtgacttacacacacacacacacacacacacacacacacacacacacacacacacactacctttTAGCTCTTTCTATATGGGCCTCCGGAGCTAGAAGTAAGGAGCTGCCTGGTCCATGTCCCTTTCTGGAAGCTAAGCAGGAAcctgtctctttcccttttctaGTTTCCAGACATCACCTGCTTGCCTCATCATGGTCGTCTCCTCCACCTGCAGCACGGTCCGGCTAGTACTCCTAAGCTGCCATCCCTCTGGTTCTCTCCCCTGcttccctcctctgtctctctcctgacTCCCTTCTCCAGTTACAGGGACCCTTGTGATGATGCAGGACCACCCAGATAACCCGAGACCATGCCTCATTTCAAAGCCAGCCCATTGACAACCTAAGCCACTGGCGCCCTCAGCTCCCCTTGGCCATGAAGCCAAATATATTCACAGGTCCCAGAGGTGAGGCACATCTTTGGGAACCATTCTTCTGCTCTTCACatgatagaaatttttaaaaatgacattctACTGAGGGAGACATTGAGGCACCTCCAGTTCTGTAAGCAGCAGACGTGGGCTATGAATCCAGGCTGTCTGGTGCTCTTAAATTGTACATGTTACTGTCATCAGTTGACCACAAACTGTCATTTGGGTGTGTGCTCTGTACCAGGCCTGGGTGCTGGAGACCAAAGAGTGACCAAGATTGGATGGATCCTTGTCTTCAGGGAGTTCGCCTGCAAGGATTACTTTACAGTAAGAGTGCAGAAACCTCTAGAACAGAGGCGAACAATAAGGAAGAGTCAAGAACCATCCATCCAACTGAGCCGAGAGTGGCTAAGTGGCCAGCTGTGTGGGGATGATTAAGTGTATCAATATGGCTTCTGATGGCCCCTGGCCCTTGTCTAGTAGGCAGGTAATAGGTGCAGACTGGCGTGTGGGATTGGGGAGTGGGCTGTAATAAGCCGAGCAAGAAGTGGAAAGCTAGGGGAGGGAGAACCAAGAAGGGCTGGGGGCTTTGGAGAGAAGCCGGAGGAGTCAAGGAGAAGGGAGGGCCAGGCACTTCAGACAGTTGCAGTGAGGCACCCTCGTGATCTGCTTGCAGTCCACACAGGCCCACCCAGGACTCTGAAAGACCCTCAGCTGCTCTCAGCTCAGTCGGGACATAATTCCTGACTCCTCCGCAGATGGTGTCCTCTGTGCTCCTAGAGGCATCGCACCGCAATGCCATGCTGGGGGACAGAAATGGGCTTTTGGAAAGTAGGGTCAGTGGAAGGCTCCCCAAAACACCCAACAGCTCAGGACATAGACCTAGGCACCACCCAGAGTCCTTTTCTCTACCTTGCGCACACCAGCAAGTCTTGTTGCTTTAATGTACCAGGGCACCACCACCCTAAGTCTCTGTATCTTAACCCAATGGGAGGCACAGATGCTCAGAACATGTGTCCCCGGTGCTAGCCTTGAGATGCCTCTGAATTCAGCCTGAAGGTGGGGGAAAGAGGTGGGCCGGGGCAGGGCTTTAAAAGAGGCCAAACCTAGGAGTAGCACCTCACTTCTGCCCTGCTTAATCTACTGCAGCTTGGCCACATGGCAACTCATAGGTGCCAGGGAGACTGGGAAGTGTGGTTACCTGTGTACCCATGTCTACTTCCCTCATGCACCCGGATCCATGCACTTCTCTCCACCTCTGAGGCTGTGGTCCTAGGCCAGCCCCCCCCCTTAGCATGCATTTGGGTGACAGGACCCTCCCCAGTGGCCTCCACCCCTGCTGCCTTTCTTTCCTCACGTCCGCCCTGTCTTTGTGAAAGTGAATCTGATCATCCTGATGTATCTCAGCTTGCAGCTTTCCTATGGCTCTCAATTGTCCTGAAGAATAAAAGTCCACATAAGACTGTGGGAAGTCACCTGTCCGGCTTCCTTCTGTCCCCTACCCCATCCCGAAACCCAGTTCTCTTGGTCCCAGCCACTCTGGCTTCCCTGCCTTTCCTGGGTGTCAAAGGCAGCGCCCTACTGGCTGGACGCTGAAACGACACTTGCTGCCTGTTCACTCGTCAACGTCTCGGCGCCCACCTCCTCCAAGCATTATTTGTTCCTGATCACACTTGTCCCGCATTATGTTTTTGCTCGTCGGTTAGCCTGCCTCGGCTGACTGGCATATCAGCTCTGCTCCTACCAGGAATCATGGCACCCGTGGAACCGGGGTGGTAAATATTTGCCGGGTGATCAATGAGAGGAAGGAACAAGGATGACTTGCCCAAGATCGCACGCAGGGCGCGCATGAGAGACGGAGGCACACCCGGGCCCCCAGCTGTCCCTGTTTGCAGATGCCTTAGCCCCCGGGGCGCGAGGGcggggcgcggcgcggcgggAGAGGCCAGGCCCCGCCCTCGGCTGCGCGCTGGGGCTGGCTTGGCGCGGCCGGCCGGGGAGAGAAGATTGGGGCGCGGACTTTGGGGGAACCGGCGGCCCGTGAGCGGACTGCGGGGCACAGCGGGCCGGGGAGCGGACTGAGGGGAACCAGTAGCCAGGGAGCGGGCGCAGCCGTCGGGGACGCACGCGGGCCGGGGAACGAGGTGCAAGGGGCAGGGTAGAGGACTTCGAGGTGCAGCAGGCCGGAGAGTGGACTGCGGGGTGCAAAGGGACGGGGAGCGGACTGCAAAGGGCCGGGGAGTGAACGTCGGGGTGCAAGGGGCCGGGGAGCGGACTGCGGGGTACAAGGAGCCGGGAAGTGGACTGCGGCTTGCAGCGGGCTGGGAAGCGGGCTGCGGGGTGCAAGGGGTCGGGGAGCGGACTTCGGAGTGCAGGGGGCCGGGGAGCGGACTGAGGGGTGCAAGGGGAGCGGACTTCGGAGTGCAGGGTCCCGGGAGCGGACTGCGGGGTGCAAGGGGCCAGGAAGCGGACTGCGGGGTGCAGCGGGCCTGGGGGTGGACTGCGAGGGGCGGAGGGCTCGGGGGAGGGGGGCGGACTGCGGGGTGCAGCCGTCGGGGGCGCACGCGGGGCCGCCGGGATGAGGAAGCAGAGCGCGCGCACCGCCGCGCTCGTCCTCTGCATCCTGTCCTACCTGCTGGTGGGCGCCGCGGTCTTCGACGCGCTCGAGTCCGAGGCGGAGCGCGGCCGCCGGCGGCTGCTGGCCCAGAAGCGCGGCGAGTTCCGCAGGAAGTACGGCTTCTCGGCCGACGACTACCGGGAGCTGGAGCGCCTGGCGCTGCAGGCCGAGCCGCACCGCGCCGGCCGCCAGTGGAAGTTCGCCGGCTCCTTCTACTTCGCCATCACCGTCATCACCACCATCGGTGAGCCGCCCGGCGCCTCCCCCTCCGCCTCGCTCCGGTCCGGGACACCCCGGGCGGCAcctgcctccctcttccctcccactTCTGTCCCATCCAGCCCAGTGACTTTGGATGGGTCCCTTTAGCGCACCAAGGCTCATTTGCCTCGCTGTGCAAATGGGGGAACTTATTTCACCAGTACAGGGCAGGAGACCTGTGTCAGTATGCCAAGGAGGGTGGCACAAGAGTGTTAGAAAAAGCcccagggcgcgcggggggggggggcaaatgaAGTGTGGATGAACTAACAGCTAGCCTGTTATTTCTTTGTCCCGTTGCCACACGCTACCTACATGGCCTTAGACAAATTGTTTAACTTTTTCCAAGCCacggttattttttttttttcctcctctgtaaaacaATAGGGCtatgcggggcatggtggtgcgcacgcCTTgcatcccagcacgcgggaggcagaggtaggagaattgctgagttcgaggccagcttgagactacaaagtgaattccaggtcgatgTTGGCtcgaacgagaccctaccttcagaaaaccaaaataaataaatacaaaataagtaGCAGGACTAATAGAACCTTCGGTGGGGTGGAAGGTTATTAAGGAGCTAATAATATGCACAGGTTTTTAGCACAGCAGCATGGTCTGTAGGAAGCATTACAAAGTGAGCATTTGTTTTTGCGTTATAATTATTCTGCTACTCCACCAGCACCGTTTGTCTCGGTCACTGCTGTGCAGCCAGCCTAGAGCGGAATTATACATATTGGTTAATGGAAAATGACGGATTACCAAAGTTTTGTCCCTCACCCTGGGGGATCCACAGCAGCCCCTCTGTCACCCTGGCGGCCAGCAGTTATGACTCCACCTGGCGGGTACCTGCTGTGACTCGTAAAGGAGAGAAGCTGGCTGGGCAGGGCTCCCGGGTTGGTACCAGCCACTCCCCAGGCTCCAGCGGTGACTGTCCAGGGGGCCCCTTGGGTTCAGATCTGCAGCCCAGAAGCCTGTGTCTTGCAAAAAGTTCCTCCAGGCCGCTCTGGCTTGGAAACTACAGGCCTTGTGGTGTTCAGAGCACACACCTTCTGCAATCTTCCTAAGGCCCCTCTCCGCTGCTACGGCCTGCCTTCTTGGGCAAGCAACTGTGCTCCTCCGAGACCTGGTTTTGTCAAAGGTACAAGGTAACTGGCCTATCTCACTGGTGGGGACGCAAGGGTGGGTTGTTGCCAGGTTTAAGTGAGGTGAAGTTTGTAAAAGGCCTTGCATGGTACCCTAGCTAAGTAAACACTATTcattagtaataataatttattacGTTTCAACTACAGCCTCAGCTCTTGGTCAGAACTTTTGCCTACTCCTGTCAAAAAATGACCTACTGCCCCACTATCTTAACCTGAGAGAGACCCTCCTGATCGGATCGGGTGCCCACATCCACTGCCCCTTTCCACATTCTTTGGAGGTCTACCCATCAGGATTATGGTCCTTGCAGAAAGCCAGGATCCAGGACCAAACTCTGCTTGGGCAGAGGAGAGGAACTGAGAAAACATAGaggagctgcctttttttttttttattgacaacttccataattatagacaatatcccttggtaattccctccctccccacactttcccctttgaaactccactctccatcatatctcccccctcaaccagtctctctcttattttgatgtcatcctcttttcctcctattatgagggtcttgtgtaaagtgtcaggcactgtgaggtcatggatatccaggccatttgtgtctggaagagcacgttgtaaggcattctttccgccacctcttccacaatggaccctgagccatggaaggcgtgattgaaatatttcagtactgaacactcctctgtcacttcttctcagcaccatgatgccttctgagtcatcccaaggtcactgccatctgaagagaaggttctctaaccaaaagtgagactagcattagtatacgggaatgaacattaagagaagtgcttactgggcattttgatgagcatagtatatgcatttggccagacaacagcaggtgttacacccctggggttcatgactacctgtgttgtaggttttcagtatcagggatgtattccctcccatggagcaggcctccagtcaaattagagggcagcttgTTTCCTCCATAATagatgcgccactattgcaccttttggctcttttggcctggttggccaaatataaggcttgcagtgtccactgttggggaTCTTCACTGGTGAGAAGCTGCCTTAATAGCACAGACTCTGGGACCTTCGAGTAGCTTCCTGCCTCTGAGCTGGGTTTCCTTTCTGTGTGGTCCCCGGAGGGCTGATATGTGGAGTGCTTAGGATGTTTAGTTACCACCTCTTATTTCACTGTCTGCACAAGGGATGTGGCCTAAGCAGCCAGAAACAGCGCCTCCTCCTATTCCTGAGgagacacccctcccccaccttggTTTGAGTCGATATCAGTAAGCTTCATTGATTCCATAGTCCCTATGTCTGTGTAGAGAGCTGATGACTCAGGACATACAGATGTGACCACCATGGTTCCTGCCCTCAAGGAGCTAAAAGTCTGATGATGGACAGAGCACCTCATCCCCAATAAGACAGAGAGGCAAACCCATAGGGATATACAGTGGCAATGTGGAGGTGCGGCCATAGGTCTTTAAATGTGTATGTTGTGTTGCTCTTTTGAATATTATGTGTGTTCAGAGTACACACTTCACAGGGCGCAAAAGGGTCTGGGATAAAAAGGCAAGCTCcccttttaatgcttttttttttttttttaagagagagagagttggtatgccagggcctccagccactgcacatgaactccagatgtatgcaccatgcccagatgcatgcaccacagtgcatctggctttacgtgggtactggggaatcgaacccgggtcattagattttgcaggcaagcgccttaactgctgagtcatctctccagccccatgaaagctttctgttgttgttgttttgtttttcgtggtaggatctcattttagcccaggttgatctggaattcactatgcagtctcaggcttgccttgaacttgtagcgattctcctacatctgcctcccaagtgctgggattaaaggcgtgtgtggccatgtccagctccaTGAAGGGTATTTCAAGACACCCGCTCACTGTACATCTATGGCACCATGATCCAAGACTCAAACTTTATTCATGTCTAGATCCCCTGTAACATCTGAGGGACTCAGAGTCCTTACGTCAGACACGCCCAGAACCAAGGGCTGGTTGAGGGAAGAGTGGAGAGTGAGGTGGAATTTGAAGAAAGGATTAGACTGGGGACGGGAGAGGAAGCCATTCTGGGAAAGGCTGGGAAGTGAGGAGGCAAGGGAATGGGTGAGCCTGGGGAGACTGGAGGCAAGGGAAGAAGGGATGATACTCTGGGGAGATGGAAGGTaaggggaagggtgggggaagaggttcGGATCAGGTAGGAGCCAGGGCTCCATGGGAGAGCTGGGACCTTACCCTGTGGGTTCTAGGAACCTTTTGCTCCCGCCCCCAAAGCTTAACTCATGTGGTTGGTTCCCCAGTGGAGTCTAGATTCTGAGTACCTTGTCACCTAGCTGCAACCCGAGCCATAGAACCTTCATTTCACCGCCCCTGCCCTTCCCCATATGAGATCCATCCTTTAACCCGGGATGCCTGCGGGGCGCTCAGCCCACGCTCTTTTCCCTCTCCGCGCAGGGTACGGCCACGCGGCGCCGGGCACGGACTCGGGCAAGGTGTTCTGCATGTTTTACGCGCTGCTGGGCATCCCCCTGACGCTGGTCACCTTCCAGAGCCTGGGCGAGCGGCTGAACGCGCTGGTGCGGCGCCTGCTGCTGGCGGCCAAGCGCTGCCTGGGCCTGCGGCGTCCGCGTGTGTCCGCCCAGAACATGGTGGTGGCCGGGCTGCTGGTGTGCACGGTCACCCTGGCCCTCGGGGCGGCCGCCTTCGCGCACTTCGAGGGCTGGACCTTCTTCCACGCCT
Above is a window of Jaculus jaculus isolate mJacJac1 chromosome 8, mJacJac1.mat.Y.cur, whole genome shotgun sequence DNA encoding:
- the Kcnk15 gene encoding potassium channel subfamily K member 15, producing MRKQSARTAALVLCILSYLLVGAAVFDALESEAERGRRRLLAQKRGEFRRKYGFSADDYRELERLALQAEPHRAGRQWKFAGSFYFAITVITTIGYGHAAPGTDSGKVFCMFYALLGIPLTLVTFQSLGERLNALVRRLLLAAKRCLGLRRPRVSAQNMVVAGLLVCTVTLALGAAAFAHFEGWTFFHAYYYCFITLTTIGFGDFVALQSDEALQRKPPYVAFSFLYILLGLTVIGAFLNLVVLRFLAAEVPERAARRASLRRPGAPDSRVRLGCRPPARDARGSACTAHRIRPLETWARDNPGFSPPTSPEAVTRPCTADRPPARRMSI